TGACCAGACTAATTGGCATTATATACCCAAGCAGGTTGTTGGTTTGTATCAGGAAGCCCAAAGAAGTCCAAAAAATAATGGTTTTGGAACAGGCAAAACTTTGTTCTTACTTTGCTATCCATAAAAGCAACCTGGCTCCAACAGGAAGACAACTGCTGCTGTTTCCTCACTCATCTGACCCTTGCAAACACGTATATTGCCATACCTTGCATTGTTGTGCATTTTTATACACAAATTATTCAACGTATATACTATTTGATCTCTAGAAGTTATTAAAATACTAATGTGCTTGTGTGTGTTCATTTCCCCAGGCTTTATGGCTCAGTGATGAGTTCAAGAAGAAGCTGATAAAAAGCTCGGGAACTTTCCCCATCCAAATGGTTAAACTTCTCAAGCTGTTTCCCTGGCATTTCACTGTGATTCAGTAATGAAGATGCAAGTCATAATCAGTCAGTGGAAAGTTTAGACAGAGTCtatgaaagaaatgtgaatgaAATTTTGCACTGATGTAAGTGCAAGAAGTGTTTTCAGGAGTAATTACTCATGTGGCTTTTTCAGGAGTAATTACTCATGTGCTTGGATGATGCCATCATCGCAGCCGTCGAGTCAGGATGGAAGTGCCAGGCTTCACGTGCCCCAAATTTGCTACAGAATTTTGTCTTGTTCGAGCCAGTCCTAAAAGACAATGAACACTAGGAGAAATTGGTTTACCTTTATTGGGTATAAGACTATTAtcttgaaacattttgtttacaTCAGGGAAAGACAGGGAGAAGAGTTGTGCAGCAACTTTCATCCCCCTAAAAAATAATGGAACTGTCAAAATCATGAGGTAAGTTACATTTCATACAGATGCCTACGATCAGGGAAGAATACTCTTAAATTTGCAGACAAAGTTGTTTGCATAATTGCTGTATATATGTAGCCACTGTATATATTTGCGCATGCTCAGCCTTTGTTGGGCTGTGgttctgttttctaaaaaaaaaaaaagaccattttcaGAGTAGCACTACTACTAACCACAGGCAGCTTTGAATTTTCTGTGGGATTTTCTTGTTCACTCTTGTCTTGTATAGTCTGTCTcaatttttatattgtttatgttttgtaatttttttgtgcTATGaactttttatgcattttttttacatgaacaATTTTAACTTGAATAGAATGAGGTGCTTaagctgaaatagaaaaaaaaaaatcaaaaaaaaccccacctcATATTTTGAGTTTTAGAAAACTCAACTTGGAAAACTCAGGTTTTCCAAGAAGAGTGTTACTCTGTGGGCAATACCCGTAGTATTGTAAGTAGTACAGTAGTAAGAGATCTGAAAATAATGTCAtttgcagaagagagcagctaCCTGattgtcttatttttaaagacacgCAGTTCTATGGATCATCCTCCCCTGTGTATGtttatgaaaggaaaagcatacttttaaaaatcaggattaaaaaggaaacattcaCACTGCTTGTGTTtcgttttttattttaagtgtttgaTGAAATACACCTCTTTTAGAGGTtgcctgctggctgcctgccaTGGGCCATCTCGTCCACCCTTAGTGCTGCTGTGCCAAACGCTGTCGGGTCAGGGCATGTTCCCGTCCACATCTGCCAGCCCTCGTGAGCTGCCACGCAGCAATAGCATTCTGTCTCCATCCCTCTCCAGGAGGGATTTCTCCAAGGAGAGTCCCGAGAGGTTTCCGCTGGCCAAGGGAGAGGCTGTGGCAGTGCCCCAAGCCCTGTGGGCTCTTCTGCTGATGGGGGGTTTAGGGAAAACCAGGCCAGGTGTGTTGTACGCCTCCCCATGTGGATGCAGAGCTGTCCTTGGCTCTTTCTGCGCCAAGCAAACAGGAATTTTGCTTGGAATTTTTgctggtgtccccagccccgtccctccGAGGGCAgtctcctgctggctgcagttcCTCACATCATAGTTGCCAGTTTTCGCTTCTTTTGCAGTGaaaactgtttatttctttttgtttttgtggtgggAGACCCCTTGTCAGTAAGCGGAGCAGTGATGAGCTTGGAAGAGGGAACGGGAGCGTGTTTGTCCCCGCATCCCTCCCTGGGTTTTCAATTTAAACCTCAGGTCTTGTTTCAAAATGGCAAGGGGGTTTCTTTTTTCGCTATGTAGTGATTAAACACGTGCTGTTCCACATGTGCAATGCTTATCcactaataataaaaatgcagatgtcattatctgtttttttctactAATGAATAAAGCGATTTATCCCATAAAAGGGAGCATTAAGGGGATAATTTCCCAAAATGTCAATACTAGTTTTACTGCTAGCTAATGGTTCTATTGAGTGCAGATGCTAAATTACAgcacaaaatgcttttgttggAGAATATTAGTGAGTTTAGAAAGGTAAGGCATACCCCCACTGTATATTTTGTGAACGTACAGGCCCCTTGTACTGGTGATCTCTCAGGCAGGCTGCATTGGGCTCACAGCCATTTGCACGTACTTGGTGGTGATTTGTTGCAAATTAGCTAGATTCTCAAAAACGAGTCTTTCTGAGCATGCAAAATCAAGGGGTTTGCAAAAACTGAGCAAGACTTTGCCTGTgatggagaaggaggaaggggaaggctgCTCCTGTGTGCCCCAGCTGCTGCGAGAGCTGCCAGGGCACCCAGAGGGGACGAAATGCAgactttagaaagaaaaaggtaagtTGCTGTGACTTCTCTTTGGCAAGAAGCTTCCTTGTCTACAAAGCCAACCTCAGCTCGTAATTTTGATGTggcttagggaaaaaaaagaagttccaAAGGGGCTCTTATTTTAAAGCTAGCTGATTTTGCTTGCTAACTAAAAGATCTTGTTCTCAAAATCTGTATGTTACACAGCACCTGAGGATTTTAAGATACCTGATACAAGCAGTGCTCTGATAGGACTCCCTGGCCAAAAGCAGAAATGGGTCAAACACAGCTGGAAGTGGGTTGCCTGCTTGTAGGAACGGGGGCAGTGCAGCAGATGGTCCAAAGATACAATACTTCAACGCTGCAGTTCTTTAAATCAAAATCaagaaactttttcaaaacACGTATTGTATTTCTGGTCGTCATGATGTGGCTCTGTCTGTGTGACTGCCGTTCCTGCAGGAAGGAGGAATGGAAGCAATACAACGAAGGCCATCAGAGCACCGAGGTGTGAGGCTGCTCTTGCCTTATGTCCGCATTACGGGCACGCTGTAGGGGTAAGGACCACGGCTCTGGTTCAGTTAGCAAGCTGGGGGAGGTTATAGGATGGCAGCGTGGGGGCTGGCATGGTATGCAGGTGACACTGATGCTGGTGGGACAAAGAGCAGCAGTGACGTAGCTTGTCTGAGCTGATcccagcagagaagagcagtcCTCCTCCCACCCCGCCTCTTTTTAGGCCGGCTTTAGCACTGGAAGGAAGAACTTGGACAATAATCACCCAGTCATCCTTTCTGCCCTTACGAGCTCTGCCCCAAATTCTCGCACCATTGAATTAAACAGCGCAGCTGTTGTTTTCCCCGGGGCCAGGCTTTTCACCCAGGAAACCGTGCAAGGGGCTGGAAAGGGCTGTGAACAAGACTGGCTCAGTCCAGAGAGACAATCCACAGGAAACGCAGCTGGGGGAAGGAACAAGAGGGAAATTGGATTCTTGAATTtgcccccagggctgggtgGTACCGTGGTACGCTGCTTAGAGGGGGGCAGTAGCCAAGCACTTTAAGAGTCCGGTCGATACGATTGTCTTATCGATTTGTGTCATAACTCAAGGAAGAAAAGGTcaccgtgtttttttttttatgcaacgTGTAATTTTATTAGGcaataaatagaataaataaggaacttcataataaataaatcaggaataTTATAAATACGTTTCAGTTTCTGAAAcctgaataaataaaacatttaagacAGGTTACAGCTGAGTGTTCAGTGGTCTGAGAACATTATCGTATGATATAGCTTATTGTCTAGAAGTGTAGAAATTTAACAAGATAGCTTAAAAGGCACTGGCAACAGCTCACTAAAACACGCCTTATAAGAAACTCGGTAAAATGGGACGTGCTCGCTTCCTACAAAGCCCCCAGCCGAGTCGCAGGACACCCACCGCGCCATGTCTTCTTCCTGCAACCCTCCAAGGCAGCTtcgggggctgcccggggggctcACAGGGCGCTCAGGTAGTTCATCATCCTGTCGATGGTGACGGCGCGGATGCGGAAGGCGTGCAGGACGCCGCAGAGCCTCATGCGGTCCTTGAAGGAGGTCAGCGCCGCGCTGGGCGGCGGCTGCAGCGCGCCCGGGCTGCCCGGCTGCAGGGCCTGCGGGGTGCAGCGGCGTTAGGAAGGGGGACAGGGATTAATTCCGCGTCCTCCCAGACCAAGGTGTCCATCGGGGCGCACGGACTCTTCCCGCTATCCCTAAGAAGCTCTCTGCAGTCAGCCCTGCGGTGGTGAGGCTCTCCAACCTCTTTGAAGATGCACaggtaatgatttttttttttcccctctatcaGCTTTTGTGAAGCTAGCAAACCCAACGAGCCCTTAATATCTGCCTCCTTTACCTTCTAGAAAAACCAGTGACAGTTTTCTGAATTATCAGAAATGATCATTCACTCTACAACTAACTGCAGAACAGAACGCTCTGGGTTAAAGCTCTGGTTTAAGGCAGAAATAATAGAAAGGACCGAGGCAGAAACGCTTACTTTCATCATCTCGTCAATGGACGTCAGCACCTTCTGGTCGCTGAGCTCTGCCCTGTAGGCTTTCAGATCTTCATAGATCCCCCGCAGGCATTTGCGCTGCGAAAGTCAGAATTATTAAGAAATGCTGGAATTTGTTGCTAAAAGCTTCAAATGCAAACCAAGCAAAATAAGTGATTCTTTTGAGAAACCTCCAGTTTACCTTATCAAAAGTAGAACTTTCCAGCACTGGACAGTTTCCAGTCTGCAAATGAAGGAAGAAACGATACATGCATTAAAATGTGGAAATGTGAGTTTCCTCATGGCTCTTCCATGACACTGGGATGCTGAATCCTGATCGTTTGTTTTTACCCTTGGATCCTCAGATGTGCACGCCTTTATCGTGTTGATTTTATCCTTAGTGATATCTTCGAGATCAACCTCTTCCAGGGTACATTCAAATCCCAGTGTCCCATGTTCCTGcgttaaaaagagagagaaataaataaataaataaatgggggTCATTGATTCAGCTCCAGAAGGTGGCAAACGGACCAAGTGTCTGAAGTGGAGGAAAATGTGGCAGTTGTGCTAAACACGCTCAGGCTTTGTTCTCTGTGCTGTTGCTGGGTGCATGTCTCCATTACTTTAGCAGCACAAATTGTTCTCGCAGACGCTGAATCTGTGGAGAACTTTGTGTCACTGTAATTTCAGATGTAAAATTGTCTCCTAGGAAGTCAGAAATAGCAAATACCACCCGCACTTAGCAGTGCTCAGTGACACACCACAAGCGTTGTCCAACCACACTACACCTATTCAGTGGCTTTCTTTAGGGCTTCTCTGAGATGAAGCTTGCAACAATAGCAGGGAATTTTAGccaaaaaagggaaagaaaaaaaaaaaagtccccctggtgctgctgccagggggcTTTGGTGCGGGAGGGTGTTGGGGCAGCAAAGTGACAGCACGCAAACGCAACGCCAAGGTCGGGAGCAGGTACTCCCAGAGCCAGCTGTGTAGCAGCGTCAGAGAAAAAGCATGTTCCAAACTGGGAGCGGTGCAATTGGCTGCCACCGCGCTGAGAAAGGCGGAGCTGAGAAAGGCACCTGCCCAAACCCAGGTGCTAAATTCGGGGAAGGTGCGAGGAGCGGTTAgagaggctggcagggagctgagaCAGAGCACCCTCCCAGCTGGGAACCACCACTGAGCATCcctccatcccagtgcccccaccaagcatccctccatcccagtgcccccaccgagcatccctccatcccagtgcccccaccgagcatccctccatcccagtgcccccaccgagcatccctccatcccagtgcccccaccgagcatccctccatcccagtgcccccaccgAGCATCCCTCCATCCCAGTACCCCCACCGAGCATCCCTCcatcccagcaccaccaccgAGCATCCCTCCATCCCAGTACCCCCACCGAGCATCCCTccatcccagtgccaccaccgagcatccctccatcccagtgcccccaccgagcatccctccatcccagtgccaccaccGAGCATCCCgccatcccagtgcccccaccgAGCATCCCTCCATCCCAGTGCCATCACTGAGCATCCCTCCATCCCAGTACCCCCACCGAGCATCCCTCCATCCCAGTACCATCACTGAGCATCCCTccatcccagtgccaccaccgagcatccctccatcccagtgcatccctccatcccacccccaagcatccctccatcccagtgccaccaccGAGCATCCCTCCATCCCAGTACCACCACCCCATCCTGGGTCCCACCACCCAGCATCCCTCCATCCCGGGCCCCACCACCTAGCACCCGTCCGTCCCAAGTACCGCCCCACCGCCCCATCCCGGGCACCGGCCGTTCGCCGCCCGTCTCCCACCTTGAGGCTGAGCAGCGAGGCTCTGGCCGCGTCCAGCAGCGCCCGGGAGCGGCGGAGCTCCGGGACCAGGctggggccgggcggcggcagcgccggggcgggcaggggcagcgCCAGGCAGAGCGCGGCCAGCAGCGCCCagcgccccgagcccccgccggtgccggtgccggtacCGGTGGCCctggcggtgccggtgcccctGGCGGCTCCTCGCTCCTCCATGGCTTTGCCCCGGGCTCTCCGGCTGCTctgcggggccgcgccgccttTATAGGGGCGGCGGAGCAGGACTTCCCCGGGGCGCTGTTCCTTTGCAGGCGGGGAGCCGAAagccgcggggccgccgggaATCCCGCAGGGCACCCAGAGAGCCCCCGTGGGCGgccgggggggtgcggggggccccggggggtgcggggggcccGGGGATGCCCGGGGGTAGCAGCGCGCCCGCCGCGTCTCTGCGCTGGGAGCAGGTGGGGCAAGGtctgggggagcccccccccgaaaCCCACGCTCAGAGGGGCAGCGGGACAGCAGCCCCAGGTGGGGCAAGGtctgggggagccccccccgaaACCCACGCTCAGAGGGGCAGCGGGACAGCAGCCCCAGGTGGGGCAAGGTCTGGGGGAGCCCCCCCGAAACCCACGCTCAGAGGGGCAGCGGGACAGCAGCCCCAGGTGGGGCAAGGtctgggggagcccccccccgaaaCCCACGCTCAGAGGGGCAGCGGGACAGCAGCCCCAGGTGGGGCAAGGTctggggagcccccccccgaaaCCCACGCTCAGAGGGGCGGCAGCCCCAGTGTCACCGTTTTAAAGAGAATTTCCAAGGCCGCCTGTTGGATCGCCAGT
This sequence is a window from Anser cygnoides isolate HZ-2024a breed goose chromosome 9, Taihu_goose_T2T_genome, whole genome shotgun sequence. Protein-coding genes within it:
- the IL12A gene encoding interleukin-12 subunit alpha; translation: MEERGAARGTGTARATGTGTGTGGGSGRWALLAALCLALPLPAPALPPPGPSLVPELRRSRALLDAARASLLSLKEHGTLGFECTLEEVDLEDITKDKINTIKACTSEDPRTGNCPVLESSTFDKRKCLRGIYEDLKAYRAELSDQKVLTSIDEMMKALQPGSPGALQPPPSAALTSFKDRMRLCGVLHAFRIRAVTIDRMMNYLSAL